From the genome of Blautia pseudococcoides, one region includes:
- the citD gene encoding citrate lyase acyl carrier protein, translating into MKILKNAVAGTLESSDLFIQIEPDDKELTLEIDSVVANQYMDSIRAAVLDTLKEFEVSTGKVFIKDKGALDCVIRARMETALKRGGVEQP; encoded by the coding sequence GTGAAGATTCTCAAGAATGCAGTAGCAGGAACCCTGGAATCCAGTGATTTGTTCATCCAGATCGAGCCGGACGACAAAGAACTGACACTGGAAATTGACTCTGTAGTAGCCAACCAGTATATGGATTCCATACGGGCCGCTGTACTGGACACACTGAAAGAATTTGAAGTGTCTACAGGGAAAGTTTTTATCAAGGACAAGGGCGCGCTGGATTGTGTGATCCGCGCGCGTATGGAGACCGCATTAAAAAGAGGGGGAGTTGAGCAGCCATGA
- a CDS encoding cyclodeaminase/cyclohydrolase family protein codes for MKNMTVEQFAMQTASNEPVPGGGSISALAGALAAALTEMVAGLTIGKKKYAEVEEEMKKAVAPMHEICEHLLDDIKRDSESFDLYMQALTLPKETEEEKKARTKAMQDGLKAAVAVPLSVAKRAYEVMPYAEAMVTKGNKTAVTDALVATMMARTAVLGALFNVKINLESIKDEAFVEETAKEAAVIEKNALAYEKKILAQAGVSRSAVEE; via the coding sequence ATGAAAAATATGACAGTTGAACAGTTTGCCATGCAGACAGCCTCCAATGAACCAGTACCGGGGGGCGGAAGTATTTCCGCCCTTGCTGGTGCCCTGGCGGCGGCTTTGACAGAGATGGTGGCAGGACTCACCATCGGCAAGAAAAAATATGCGGAAGTGGAAGAAGAGATGAAGAAGGCAGTTGCTCCCATGCATGAGATCTGCGAGCATCTTCTGGATGACATCAAGCGCGACAGCGAATCCTTTGACCTGTACATGCAGGCCCTGACCCTTCCGAAAGAGACAGAGGAGGAGAAAAAAGCCCGCACAAAGGCCATGCAGGATGGCCTGAAGGCAGCCGTTGCGGTTCCTTTATCTGTTGCAAAACGCGCCTACGAGGTTATGCCCTACGCGGAAGCTATGGTGACAAAAGGCAACAAGACAGCAGTGACAGACGCTCTGGTAGCCACAATGATGGCAAGGACAGCAGTTTTAGGAGCGCTTTTCAATGTAAAGATCAACCTGGAATCCATCAAAGACGAGGCTTTTGTGGAAGAGACCGCCAAAGAAGCCGCAGTCATAGAAAAAAATGCCCTGGCATATGAGAAAAAGATCCTGGCACAGGCCGGTGTCTCCAGGAGCGCGGTGGAAGAATGA